A region of Bombilactobacillus folatiphilus DNA encodes the following proteins:
- a CDS encoding ribonuclease H family protein, with amino-acid sequence MKKYYAVKSGRQPGIYQTWADCQRQVTGFSGAQFKSFVTLAQAQAFLESDGTKSTASTSAPTPIIQLYTDGGTRNTGNVHGGHVNATDKAAWAYLIVTPAQRYSDSQGCLGATNNQMELLALLQGLKQLINLNLQYEAILVTMDSRYVLNAINKHWLQNWQRRGWKKADGQPVLNVQLWQAFVKLLPTFPRIQFVWTKGHADNAGNVFVDRLLNKTMDDM; translated from the coding sequence ATGAAAAAATATTATGCTGTGAAATCTGGTCGTCAGCCGGGAATTTATCAAACTTGGGCGGATTGCCAGCGACAAGTCACGGGCTTTTCTGGTGCCCAGTTTAAAAGTTTTGTGACTTTAGCCCAAGCGCAAGCGTTTTTGGAATCAGACGGTACTAAATCCACGGCCTCAACTTCCGCGCCGACACCAATAATTCAGTTATACACTGATGGTGGGACGCGCAATACGGGTAATGTCCATGGTGGTCACGTCAACGCGACGGATAAAGCTGCTTGGGCGTATCTGATTGTGACGCCGGCTCAGCGTTATTCAGATAGTCAAGGTTGTTTGGGTGCAACCAATAATCAAATGGAATTGCTGGCTTTATTGCAAGGGTTGAAGCAATTAATTAACCTCAATTTGCAGTATGAAGCAATTTTGGTTACTATGGATTCACGTTATGTGTTGAATGCGATTAACAAGCATTGGCTCCAAAATTGGCAACGTCGAGGCTGGAAAAAAGCTGACGGACAACCAGTTTTGAATGTACAGTTGTGGCAAGCGTTCGTCAAGCTTTTACCGACTTTTCCACGGATTCAATTTGTTTGGACGAAGGGGCACGCAGATAATGCCGGGAATGTGTTTGTGGATCGGTTGTTGAATAAAACGATGGATGATATGTAA
- a CDS encoding MFS transporter, with product MKKNLLLIAYVLLAHIDMTNNPVVVGTCLILGTGYGIIAGPITLLAASDFEGKLLTASQSIAGVLRQVGTILAVAIYVTSLYSNLNTAHDHSVNYIHQKVATLDVPQAKQKVIIKKSVAALSSNKTNTNTKHFTKEDKKELVEHNYHKVIQQQPNLPPQQAAVIKQQVRKKVLQRVTKLNAQINHVIQKIKNYALSQHNKAFIKLYSSSIIFVAISIFSFLLFPKKKDSSGNKA from the coding sequence ATGAAAAAAAATCTTTTGCTCATTGCTTACGTGTTGTTAGCACATATAGATATGACTAATAACCCCGTCGTTGTCGGAACTTGTTTGATTTTGGGAACGGGTTATGGCATTATTGCTGGACCTATAACTTTGCTAGCAGCTTCAGATTTTGAAGGTAAACTCCTGACAGCTTCGCAAAGTATCGCTGGCGTTTTGCGCCAAGTCGGAACGATTTTAGCAGTTGCTATTTATGTAACTAGCTTATATAGCAACTTAAATACAGCACATGATCATTCTGTTAACTATATTCATCAAAAAGTTGCCACACTAGATGTACCTCAAGCAAAGCAAAAAGTAATTATTAAGAAATCGGTTGCTGCCCTAAGCAGTAACAAGACTAATACCAATACCAAACATTTCACGAAAGAAGATAAAAAAGAACTCGTTGAACACAATTATCATAAAGTTATCCAGCAACAACCGAATTTACCACCACAACAAGCTGCAGTCATTAAACAACAAGTTCGAAAAAAAGTATTGCAACGTGTCACCAAACTGAATGCCCAAATCAATCATGTGATTCAAAAAATCAAAAATTACGCACTTAGTCAGCACAATAAAGCTTTCATCAAGTTATATTCCAGTTCCATTATTTTTGTAGCAATATCTATCTTTTCTTTCTTACTTTTTCCAAAGAAAAAAGACAGTAGTGGCAATAAAGCATGA
- a CDS encoding aldo/keto reductase: MPTLTTYDGLILPQIGFGTYSLNGAKGVNVLQSALSTGYRLLDTAFNYENEGAVGQSVKRSEVERSQIIISSKLPGRHHRYQEALDTIQESLYRAGLDYYDIYLIHWPNPKENLYVEAWQALITAQQMGLIKTIGVSNFLPEHIDRLVQETGVKPAVNQIELHPYFSQPELRQYDAKNDIITSAWSPLGRASSVLQDPILQGIAQQVHRSVGQVILRWEVQLGVLPIPKAAHLKRQQENLAVFDFSLSDAQMQTITNLDRADGRLQNQDPAEYEEF; this comes from the coding sequence ATTCCTACACTAACAACCTACGATGGATTAATTTTACCACAAATCGGGTTCGGAACTTACAGTTTAAATGGAGCAAAAGGGGTTAATGTGCTGCAAAGCGCTTTAAGCACCGGTTATCGCCTGCTCGATACCGCATTCAACTATGAAAATGAAGGCGCAGTTGGTCAAAGTGTCAAACGCAGTGAAGTTGAACGTTCACAAATTATTATTTCATCCAAGCTGCCGGGACGACATCACCGCTATCAAGAAGCGCTGGATACGATCCAAGAATCTCTGTACCGCGCGGGATTGGATTATTATGACATTTATCTGATTCATTGGCCAAATCCCAAGGAAAATCTGTACGTGGAAGCTTGGCAAGCACTGATTACCGCCCAACAAATGGGATTAATTAAAACGATCGGCGTGTCCAACTTTTTGCCTGAACATATTGACCGCTTAGTTCAGGAAACAGGAGTCAAACCGGCCGTCAATCAAATTGAATTACACCCTTACTTCTCCCAGCCTGAATTACGTCAATACGATGCTAAAAATGACATTATTACTTCGGCTTGGAGTCCACTGGGACGCGCTAGTTCTGTCTTGCAAGATCCAATTTTACAAGGCATCGCGCAACAAGTCCATCGCAGCGTAGGGCAAGTGATTTTACGTTGGGAAGTGCAGTTAGGCGTGTTACCAATTCCAAAAGCAGCCCATCTCAAGCGCCAACAAGAAAATCTCGCTGTCTTTGATTTCAGCTTAAGTGATGCGCAAATGCAAACTATTACCAACTTGGATCGTGCAGATGGTCGCCTGCAGAATCAAGATCCGGCTGAATACGAAGAATTTTAG
- a CDS encoding pectate lyase-like adhesive domain-containing protein: protein MTTNNPTLDNILYPNAHAPQAPANFSFLTQPSPMLRDAATDGNSHPGLYMYPDFQWTDSEAQANANDGKNYFTVNTEGQTNGNKTDFQYLIDSNGKNLQSTNTYTAYVSTPLAFLEAVYDLQNPDYGNRVSHISKVVIKQDLDFYDTSNIDGSFGFANGSTYSYNYARHFKFTIDGQGHTINFSSHCIALSSPGGLYKEDWSFKNLHTYGTTYWGPVAGNNGVADNAEAADNGTGDATIETNGGFTRLTYDNFSYLGSQVHNSGSGSANTEIIIKNRVDMSSVDRYKYKGIEYQCDDNGDQQIFEASKIIFDQNSVFTGYTYDGIGIALNNAGINDVHKSNSIKLEDGAKVYLFPHGDGSAENAGNSKGMPYAITSLGDKSKMDLYGDAELNIISNDAPAKGQYYNGTNKLRHNLELAGGLYVSGQFDLNYHKDNTGSPTIRVQSNDQSTMDYVHPENNVMDQNGNLNIPATNNTATGDKNVNYQAYGDDYDFSTDDYGKYVSCLSTSNGGTGTDGSTTTTGATLNSNPLIYLGNSSSNQSTATIDNGTFDVQANNLHDFGTGSPNSTWTPSNGYIMYIGGGMNVYVKKDGIFRLRNTGDKQINNGMNLLQAAKGLQFNISNPKEVDFDLGTNNNPQSNLVYIEGGDKNNPGGYINVDNSTVSANGDASTVSGPNGSIGSDNSKNVQLSNIPIQKMQIPFSYWSTPNNLVTDGTAAMYAKKEPRKELTTGLNAMNSKEFHTLQFGKVDSPVIDNQTTAIVPHKNKDIHLTGTVTHYDDDTSFDPDPPMIRLTLKRGDKSYDLGSTTNPSQAYGTQKTTAKELPVTPDVLGVGDNQQQNGLLATGGDGNVVESAPQYLSPDKKEVQITPQNDTDKKYPTYTYDINLQKVLDDLPKDNPIGDLSSKDKLAVSAVANFQQTPEQPIDIVNLVLKTDKKVTQYLTGDDVKIPISYFDGNPSAQELTLNGTVKDAGQDKTLTSPKLAMQHNSDQSDSHTDWSISDITNSTDTDDTTHKISFSGQDDLTPSNRYPLLGNPDLTYEYQVLPYPKYIGTKNFQSSAQQAATIGAGPQTLVTKFTPVGHHNMSQVQLQLGAITDGGQLNDPNIKITASYPNPDTMSTDKTLSKTITLITNDDNLYDLSGKNFAFPDDKIPADTTFKIQQSVDVKGLSNQDYFQTDSDVLSAVLPDGTTKQLAATPAVKYLITEPDLQLKVPKALNFSKRPNDKKSLLYPDAVDQYVQLLNNADYDMNDINVYAQYQGDPKIASRLYYQVNAADQVNLNNPALIFQGALAKKSSKNLNTHPTSSDPNGLFLDLKDDGLPEGKYDGTITWSAVNSLN from the coding sequence TTGACTACTAATAACCCAACTTTAGACAATATTCTTTATCCAAATGCGCATGCACCACAAGCCCCAGCTAATTTTAGTTTTTTAACGCAGCCTTCACCTATGTTACGAGATGCTGCCACAGATGGTAATAGTCATCCAGGATTATATATGTATCCTGATTTTCAATGGACAGATAGTGAAGCTCAAGCGAATGCTAACGATGGTAAAAATTATTTTACTGTTAATACGGAAGGTCAAACTAACGGCAATAAAACCGATTTTCAGTATTTAATTGATTCAAATGGTAAAAATCTTCAATCTACAAATACTTACACTGCTTATGTCAGTACCCCTTTGGCTTTTTTAGAAGCTGTTTATGATTTGCAAAATCCTGATTATGGCAATCGTGTTTCTCATATTAGCAAGGTTGTAATTAAGCAAGACTTAGACTTTTACGACACTTCTAATATTGATGGCAGTTTCGGCTTTGCCAATGGTTCCACGTATAGCTATAATTATGCACGCCACTTTAAATTCACTATTGACGGTCAAGGTCACACGATTAATTTTAGTTCTCATTGTATTGCTTTGTCTTCGCCCGGCGGTTTATACAAGGAAGATTGGAGTTTTAAAAATCTGCACACTTATGGAACCACTTATTGGGGACCTGTCGCTGGAAACAATGGCGTCGCCGATAATGCCGAAGCAGCTGACAATGGTACCGGTGATGCCACGATTGAAACCAACGGCGGCTTTACTCGCCTCACGTATGATAATTTTAGCTATTTAGGCTCGCAAGTCCATAACTCTGGTAGTGGGTCAGCCAACACAGAAATTATTATCAAAAATCGCGTTGATATGTCTTCAGTCGACCGTTATAAATATAAAGGAATCGAATATCAATGTGATGACAACGGTGATCAACAAATTTTTGAAGCCTCTAAAATTATTTTTGATCAAAACAGTGTCTTTACAGGTTATACCTATGACGGAATTGGCATTGCCCTCAATAACGCAGGAATCAATGATGTCCATAAAAGTAATAGTATCAAACTGGAGGATGGCGCCAAAGTTTATCTCTTCCCACACGGGGATGGTTCCGCCGAAAATGCTGGTAATTCCAAAGGCATGCCCTACGCGATCACCTCTTTAGGTGACAAATCTAAGATGGATTTATATGGTGATGCAGAATTAAATATTATTTCCAACGATGCGCCAGCTAAAGGGCAATATTATAATGGCACCAACAAATTGCGCCATAACTTAGAATTAGCTGGCGGATTATACGTTTCTGGTCAGTTTGATTTGAACTATCACAAAGACAACACCGGTTCGCCGACTATCCGGGTGCAAAGTAATGATCAAAGCACGATGGATTATGTGCACCCCGAAAATAATGTGATGGATCAAAATGGTAATTTAAATATTCCAGCGACGAATAATACAGCAACGGGTGATAAGAATGTCAATTATCAAGCCTATGGTGACGACTATGATTTTTCAACGGACGATTATGGCAAATATGTTTCATGTTTATCTACCAGTAATGGTGGTACCGGGACGGATGGCTCCACAACAACAACGGGGGCAACTTTAAATAGTAACCCCCTAATTTATCTAGGTAATAGTAGCAGTAATCAAAGTACCGCTACCATTGATAACGGGACTTTTGATGTCCAAGCCAACAACTTACATGATTTTGGGACCGGCTCACCTAACAGCACTTGGACGCCCTCCAATGGTTATATAATGTACATCGGTGGGGGTATGAACGTTTACGTTAAAAAAGATGGAATTTTTCGTTTACGAAACACCGGTGATAAACAAATCAACAACGGCATGAATTTGCTCCAAGCGGCAAAGGGATTACAGTTTAATATTTCTAACCCGAAAGAAGTTGATTTTGATCTAGGCACTAATAATAATCCGCAATCCAACTTAGTTTATATTGAAGGCGGTGACAAAAATAATCCCGGTGGTTACATCAACGTTGATAACAGTACCGTCAGCGCTAATGGTGATGCTAGCACTGTTAGTGGACCTAATGGTTCTATCGGTTCGGACAATAGCAAGAATGTGCAATTAAGTAATATCCCTATTCAAAAAATGCAAATTCCGTTTTCTTATTGGAGTACGCCTAACAATTTAGTCACCGATGGCACTGCTGCGATGTATGCCAAAAAAGAACCGCGCAAAGAATTAACAACTGGTTTAAATGCTATGAATAGTAAAGAATTCCATACTCTGCAATTTGGTAAGGTGGATAGTCCGGTGATTGATAATCAAACCACTGCCATTGTGCCCCACAAAAATAAAGATATTCACTTAACGGGGACCGTGACGCACTACGATGACGATACGAGTTTTGATCCAGATCCACCAATGATTCGGCTAACTCTCAAACGCGGTGACAAGTCGTACGATTTGGGTAGTACCACTAATCCTTCGCAAGCCTATGGGACTCAAAAAACAACCGCCAAAGAACTCCCTGTTACCCCGGATGTTTTAGGTGTAGGCGACAATCAACAACAAAACGGTTTACTAGCCACAGGTGGTGACGGCAACGTCGTCGAATCTGCCCCCCAATATCTATCTCCCGACAAAAAAGAAGTTCAAATAACGCCACAGAATGACACTGATAAAAAATATCCGACTTATACGTACGATATTAATTTACAGAAAGTTTTAGATGATTTGCCCAAAGATAATCCCATCGGGGACCTTTCTTCGAAAGACAAATTAGCCGTCAGTGCGGTCGCTAATTTTCAGCAAACACCTGAACAGCCGATTGATATTGTGAATCTGGTGCTCAAAACTGATAAAAAAGTCACCCAATATTTGACTGGTGACGATGTCAAAATTCCGATCAGTTATTTTGATGGTAATCCCAGCGCCCAAGAGCTCACACTCAACGGTACCGTCAAAGACGCCGGTCAAGATAAGACACTAACTAGTCCCAAACTGGCAATGCAGCATAATTCCGACCAAAGTGACAGTCACACCGACTGGTCTATCAGCGATATTACCAATAGTACGGATACGGATGACACCACCCATAAAATCAGTTTTTCCGGTCAAGACGATCTCACGCCCAGCAATCGTTATCCATTATTGGGCAATCCAGATCTAACTTATGAATATCAAGTTTTGCCGTATCCGAAATACATCGGAACCAAGAATTTTCAAAGTTCTGCCCAGCAAGCTGCAACAATTGGAGCTGGTCCACAGACGCTGGTCACTAAATTTACGCCCGTGGGGCACCATAATATGAGTCAAGTCCAGTTGCAACTGGGGGCTATTACTGACGGTGGGCAACTGAACGATCCAAATATCAAAATCACGGCCAGTTATCCTAATCCTGATACCATGAGCACTGACAAAACGTTGTCCAAAACAATCACTTTAATCACCAATGACGATAATCTCTATGATTTATCGGGCAAAAATTTCGCCTTTCCTGACGACAAGATTCCGGCGGATACCACTTTTAAAATCCAGCAAAGTGTTGATGTGAAAGGTCTGTCCAATCAAGATTATTTCCAAACTGATAGTGATGTATTATCAGCCGTTTTACCAGATGGTACTACCAAACAACTGGCCGCAACCCCAGCAGTTAAATATCTCATTACCGAACCCGATTTGCAATTGAAGGTGCCCAAAGCATTGAACTTTTCGAAACGACCTAATGATAAAAAGAGTTTGCTCTATCCTGATGCAGTAGACCAGTATGTCCAATTATTGAATAACGCTGACTATGATATGAATGATATCAACGTTTATGCTCAATATCAGGGTGATCCAAAGATTGCCAGTCGCTTATATTACCAGGTTAACGCCGCCGATCAAGTCAATCTCAATAATCCTGCTTTAATTTTCCAAGGCGCCCTTGCCAAAAAGAGTAGTAAAAATCTTAATACTCATCCTACGTCCAGCGACCCTAACGGCTTATTCTTAGATCTCAAAGATGATGGTTTACCTGAAGGCAAATATGATGGTACGATTACTTGGAGTGCAGTGAACAGTTTGAATTAA
- the cls gene encoding cardiolipin synthase has translation MQIFINIVILIFLLNTIAAIITVFHRRRSISTTLAWLIVLILLPIIGFIIFAFFGRGIAQENLFAISNAEHVGLERLKQMVSKDLAKKRPSAANETTKKAQRQIDYFNQSEDAPVTVHNQPKIFTDGKAKFAALEQDIKAAKETIHLEYYSFFDDDLGRQILQLLTQKAQEGLEVRVIYDRWGSPGANKKFFKPLMEAGGQVMPFITSQNAITKYRLNYHLHRKIVVIDGKIGWTGGFNIGDQYLGLKPKFGYWRDTHVRIVGYAALSLQERFVLDWNASVNRHHEKILFQEKYFPINWEVPEDITPIQIVSDGPDNNFDTLKGGLMSFVMNAQKSVLIQTPYLIPDDSMLDALLVTARSGTKVKIMIPDKPDHPFIYRATQFYANLLSEKNIEVYIYNNGFMHAKTAVFDHQISAIGSMNQDYRSYSLNFEADAFLYDTKVSQQLTKIFEEDIKHCTLLTMEIINQQSRWLHFKQLFSRLLSPIL, from the coding sequence ATGCAAATTTTTATTAATATTGTTATTCTAATTTTTCTATTAAATACCATTGCCGCAATCATCACCGTTTTTCACCGACGGCGCAGTATCAGCACCACCCTAGCTTGGCTGATTGTGCTGATTTTATTGCCAATTATCGGATTCATTATCTTCGCATTCTTCGGTCGCGGCATTGCCCAAGAAAATCTTTTTGCCATTAGTAACGCTGAACACGTGGGATTAGAGCGCTTAAAGCAAATGGTATCCAAAGATTTAGCCAAAAAAAGACCCTCCGCGGCCAACGAAACCACAAAAAAAGCGCAACGCCAAATTGATTATTTTAACCAAAGTGAAGATGCTCCGGTGACCGTTCATAATCAGCCGAAAATTTTTACGGATGGCAAAGCTAAATTTGCCGCGCTAGAACAAGATATCAAAGCCGCTAAAGAAACCATTCATTTAGAATATTACTCCTTTTTTGATGATGATTTGGGGCGCCAAATCTTGCAATTACTGACCCAAAAGGCTCAAGAGGGTCTAGAAGTGCGCGTCATTTATGATCGCTGGGGGTCGCCGGGTGCCAATAAAAAATTTTTCAAGCCGTTAATGGAAGCTGGCGGGCAAGTAATGCCATTTATCACTTCACAAAATGCTATTACTAAGTATCGTTTAAATTATCATTTACACCGTAAAATTGTCGTTATTGACGGTAAAATTGGTTGGACAGGTGGCTTTAATATTGGTGATCAATACCTGGGACTGAAGCCTAAATTCGGCTATTGGCGTGATACTCATGTTCGGATTGTTGGGTATGCCGCTTTATCTTTACAGGAACGATTTGTCCTAGATTGGAACGCTTCGGTTAACCGCCATCATGAAAAGATTTTATTTCAAGAGAAGTATTTCCCAATTAACTGGGAAGTTCCGGAAGACATCACGCCGATTCAAATTGTTTCTGACGGTCCGGACAATAATTTCGACACTCTGAAGGGCGGTTTAATGAGCTTTGTTATGAATGCTCAAAAGAGTGTTTTGATCCAAACGCCTTATTTAATTCCTGATGATTCCATGCTAGACGCTTTATTAGTGACCGCCCGTTCAGGTACCAAAGTCAAAATTATGATTCCTGACAAACCAGATCATCCCTTTATTTACCGCGCAACGCAATTTTACGCCAATTTGTTGAGTGAAAAAAATATTGAGGTTTACATTTATAATAATGGCTTTATGCATGCCAAAACAGCGGTTTTTGATCATCAAATCAGCGCCATCGGTTCAATGAATCAGGACTATCGCAGTTATAGTTTGAATTTTGAAGCGGATGCTTTTTTATACGACACCAAGGTGAGTCAGCAGTTAACCAAAATTTTTGAAGAAGATATTAAACACTGCACTTTATTAACCATGGAGATCATAAACCAGCAATCCAGATGGTTACATTTCAAACAACTATTTTCCCGATTGCTGTCACCCATTTTATAA
- a CDS encoding alpha/beta hydrolase yields the protein MSAWRYLHQQLDNKQTATIPICKLDQTISVTSSQEQIPTFYIHGFRGGNYTTEKMVGSAQKVTGSPVFLRATVDWHSKINYSGYWSTARYPIVQLIFQDRWIPSALMERWFNQILNDLSQRYHFQNYNAIAHSLGAVAVISQLIHTYNQPLPQINRLALIAGPFDGLVAFGDLPNINPLDASGKPAFMTPKYLWMYLNRHKIPANALVLNIYGNINDHSNTDKYVSVSSARSIKYILQDQVREFQEYNALGNSGEHSKMHDDKHVLHKINTFIYPEFTVSRSDYA from the coding sequence ATGAGCGCTTGGCGATATCTGCATCAGCAACTAGATAATAAACAAACAGCCACAATTCCGATTTGTAAATTAGACCAGACTATTTCCGTAACTTCTAGTCAAGAACAAATTCCAACCTTTTACATTCACGGATTTCGTGGTGGTAATTACACCACTGAGAAAATGGTTGGTTCTGCCCAAAAAGTGACAGGATCACCCGTTTTTTTGCGTGCCACCGTGGATTGGCATAGCAAAATCAATTATTCTGGTTACTGGTCTACTGCCCGTTATCCCATAGTACAACTCATTTTTCAAGATCGCTGGATTCCGTCAGCGCTTATGGAGCGTTGGTTCAATCAAATTCTGAATGATCTCAGCCAACGTTACCATTTTCAAAATTATAACGCGATTGCTCATTCTTTAGGGGCAGTGGCTGTCATTTCGCAGTTAATTCATACGTACAATCAACCATTGCCGCAGATTAATCGATTAGCTTTAATTGCGGGACCGTTTGACGGTTTGGTTGCTTTTGGTGATTTACCCAATATTAATCCGTTGGATGCTTCTGGTAAACCTGCTTTTATGACACCCAAGTATTTGTGGATGTACTTGAACCGCCACAAAATTCCAGCTAATGCCTTGGTTTTGAATATTTATGGTAATATTAATGACCACTCTAACACGGACAAATACGTTTCCGTCAGTTCCGCACGTTCCATCAAATATATTTTGCAAGACCAGGTTCGAGAATTCCAAGAATATAACGCGCTAGGCAATAGTGGTGAACATTCAAAAATGCATGATGATAAGCATGTGTTGCACAAAATTAATACGTTCATTTATCCCGAATTTACAGTTAGCAGGTCAGATTATGCCTAA
- a CDS encoding PadR family transcriptional regulator — translation MKGKDIILGILSTSDKTGYEINDILQNQLSYFCDGTYGMIYPTLKKLEQAGSISKQEIIQSGKPNKNIYSITDKGQREFAEYLSADVAPSTFKSDFLLHLFFGADLPKEQVEKLIKEELARKKGQLQQLLDNYQMWQQQGISQTQLITVNYGIVQYKAVIEFLQSQLDELN, via the coding sequence ATGAAGGGCAAAGATATTATTTTAGGTATTTTGAGTACGTCTGATAAAACAGGTTATGAAATTAATGATATTTTGCAAAATCAGTTATCTTATTTCTGTGATGGTACGTATGGCATGATCTATCCCACGCTCAAGAAACTAGAACAAGCTGGCTCTATTTCGAAGCAAGAAATTATTCAATCCGGTAAGCCTAATAAGAATATTTATTCGATTACCGATAAAGGGCAAAGAGAATTTGCCGAATATTTATCTGCTGATGTGGCACCATCAACTTTTAAATCTGATTTCTTGCTCCATTTATTTTTCGGAGCCGATTTACCAAAAGAACAAGTAGAGAAACTTATTAAAGAAGAATTAGCTAGAAAAAAAGGGCAGTTACAACAATTGCTAGATAACTATCAAATGTGGCAGCAACAAGGAATCTCACAAACGCAATTAATTACGGTAAATTATGGAATTGTTCAATATAAAGCAGTGATTGAATTTTTGCAGTCACAGCTGGATGAATTAAACTGA
- a CDS encoding DUF1002 domain-containing protein yields MHKKVSLLTILTLAISSFSIWINPVRADDNQNWNTPVMTLGTSLSTSQRQGTIDVLSNQIANKNFQKLTVTGATLVQYLNPAGDNFTNNSGVWSSALIEKTAKGSGINVQILKYNGKNNITTITENQYRNAALTAGISDANIYVTSATPIDGSGALAGVYAAFAQNGDHLNENQVAAAQNEMNTLSQINQQNKSQNGYSDTQLNNAVAQAKSQMAKIGPNITVNQITNIVNNTIQSNNLQNIITANQKQQIINLLVQVRDSGALKNGNFKQQANKLSSDIKSHAQAIINKVNTPQNQNLLQQIWTSITNFFSHLFGGNQNQPQ; encoded by the coding sequence ATGCACAAAAAAGTTTCATTACTCACCATCCTGACTTTGGCCATTAGCAGTTTTTCAATATGGATTAATCCTGTGCGCGCGGATGATAATCAAAATTGGAATACACCGGTCATGACGTTAGGAACTTCATTATCCACCAGTCAACGTCAAGGTACCATCGATGTTTTATCGAATCAGATTGCCAACAAGAACTTTCAAAAGCTCACCGTTACTGGCGCTACTTTAGTGCAGTATCTCAATCCTGCTGGTGATAATTTTACAAATAATTCTGGAGTTTGGTCCTCAGCCTTAATTGAGAAAACTGCCAAGGGATCCGGAATTAACGTCCAAATTTTGAAATATAATGGTAAAAATAACATCACTACAATTACAGAAAATCAGTATCGTAACGCTGCCTTAACCGCCGGGATCAGTGACGCTAATATTTACGTCACCTCCGCCACCCCGATTGATGGTTCGGGTGCTTTAGCCGGAGTTTATGCTGCTTTTGCACAAAATGGTGACCACTTAAATGAAAATCAAGTTGCCGCAGCTCAAAATGAAATGAACACACTCAGTCAAATTAATCAACAAAATAAAAGCCAAAATGGCTATAGTGATACGCAACTCAACAATGCTGTCGCGCAAGCCAAAAGTCAAATGGCGAAGATTGGTCCCAACATCACGGTGAACCAAATTACCAATATCGTTAATAACACGATTCAAAGTAACAATCTGCAAAACATTATCACTGCTAATCAAAAACAGCAAATCATTAATTTGCTCGTGCAAGTCCGCGATTCGGGAGCTTTAAAAAATGGCAATTTCAAACAACAAGCCAACAAACTAAGTTCTGATATCAAAAGTCATGCTCAAGCCATTATTAACAAAGTGAATACACCGCAAAATCAGAACCTGCTCCAGCAAATTTGGACCAGCATTACTAATTTCTTTAGCCATTTATTTGGTGGTAATCAGAATCAACCACAATAA